From a single Kitasatospora azatica KCTC 9699 genomic region:
- a CDS encoding maleylpyruvate isomerase family mycothiol-dependent enzyme: MAKTVTRKARSYDPAKVRVALAAETEALRQAVHRLCGDAAAERLLAAPTRLGEWTVRDLVAHLALQLAWVPNHLDQPPAGRAALDLVGWVGGVGSLSELLDSGTRAYRAQAFAGSPAEVAAEFDRAADALAELLDGPEVRDEQRRFEIRLGSMTLSDMLVTRLVETVVHADDLAAAVGLADFSHDRFALASVSRLLADALAAQQPGAAVELRVPPFAVVQAVPGPRHTRGTPPNVVETDPLSWIRLATGRLDWSVAVDSAEVSASGERSDLSAFLPVLR, from the coding sequence ATGGCGAAGACGGTGACCCGGAAGGCGCGCAGCTACGATCCGGCGAAGGTGCGGGTTGCGCTGGCTGCCGAGACCGAGGCGTTGCGGCAGGCCGTGCACCGACTGTGCGGCGACGCCGCGGCGGAGCGGCTGCTGGCGGCGCCGACTCGGCTGGGGGAGTGGACGGTTCGGGACCTGGTGGCGCACCTGGCGCTGCAACTGGCCTGGGTGCCGAACCACCTGGACCAGCCACCGGCCGGACGGGCGGCGCTGGACCTGGTCGGCTGGGTGGGCGGCGTCGGCTCGCTCTCCGAGCTGCTGGATTCGGGGACCCGGGCGTACCGTGCGCAGGCCTTCGCCGGGTCGCCGGCCGAGGTGGCGGCGGAGTTCGACCGGGCGGCGGATGCGCTGGCGGAACTCCTGGACGGGCCCGAAGTCCGGGACGAGCAGCGGCGGTTCGAGATCAGGCTGGGCTCGATGACGCTGTCCGACATGCTGGTCACCCGGCTGGTCGAGACGGTGGTGCACGCGGACGACCTGGCGGCGGCGGTCGGCCTGGCCGACTTCTCGCACGACCGGTTCGCGCTGGCCTCGGTGAGCCGGCTGCTCGCCGATGCCCTGGCCGCGCAACAGCCGGGCGCCGCCGTGGAGTTGCGGGTGCCGCCGTTCGCGGTGGTGCAGGCGGTCCCCGGGCCGAGGCACACCCGGGGCACCCCGCCGAATGTGGTGGAGACCGATCCGCTGAGCTGGATCCGGTTGGCCACCGGCCGGTTGGACTGGTCGGTGGCGGTGGATTCGGCCGAGGTGTCGGCGAGCGGGGAGCGCAGCGACCTGAGCGCCTTCCTGCCGGTGCTGCGCTGA
- a CDS encoding acyl-CoA carboxylase subunit beta — MPDYPPYPPKPTAPVPAAERVGQLAELRRKLHEGDPKATAAQHAKGKLTARERIAILFDEGTFTEIEGLRKHRATAFGMDAKRPHTDGVIIGWGLVDGRRVFVYAHDFRIFGGALGEAHAQKIHKIMDLAAAAGAPIVGLCDGAGARIQEGVTALAGYGGIFQRNVRNSGVLPQISVIMGPCAGGAAYSPALTDFVFMVRETSQMFITGPDVVQAVTGEAISQNGLGGADVHTELSGVASFAYEDEEECLQDVRHLLSLLPANNRELPPAALCEDPVDRRTEKLVELVPADRNRSYDMRAVIEEIVDDGEYFQVHERWAGNVICALARLGGQVVGIVANQPSVLAGVLDIPSSEKAARFVQFCDAFNIPLVTLVDVPGFLPGVAQEHGGVIRHGAKLLYAYCNATVPRIQLILRKAYGGAYIVMDSRSIGTDVSLAWPTNEIAVMGAEGAANVIFRRRIAESADPDATRAQLIEEYQNELMHPYYAAEHGLVDDVIDPAETRGRIIGALQMLRDKHATRPSRKHGNQPQ, encoded by the coding sequence GTGCCCGACTATCCGCCGTACCCGCCCAAGCCGACCGCCCCGGTGCCGGCCGCCGAGCGGGTCGGGCAGCTGGCCGAGCTGCGGCGAAAGCTGCACGAGGGCGACCCGAAGGCCACCGCGGCCCAGCACGCCAAGGGCAAGCTGACCGCCCGCGAGCGGATCGCGATCCTGTTCGACGAGGGCACCTTCACCGAGATCGAGGGCCTGCGCAAGCACCGCGCCACCGCCTTCGGGATGGACGCCAAGCGCCCGCACACCGACGGCGTCATCATCGGCTGGGGCCTGGTGGACGGTCGGCGGGTCTTCGTCTACGCCCATGACTTCCGGATCTTCGGCGGCGCGCTGGGCGAGGCCCACGCCCAGAAGATCCACAAGATCATGGACCTGGCCGCCGCGGCCGGCGCGCCCATCGTGGGCCTGTGCGACGGGGCCGGCGCGCGCATCCAGGAGGGCGTCACGGCGCTCGCCGGCTACGGCGGGATCTTCCAGCGCAATGTGCGCAACTCCGGTGTGCTGCCGCAGATCAGCGTGATCATGGGCCCCTGCGCGGGCGGCGCGGCCTACTCGCCGGCGCTCACCGACTTCGTCTTCATGGTCCGCGAGACCTCGCAGATGTTCATCACCGGCCCCGACGTGGTGCAGGCGGTCACCGGCGAGGCGATCAGCCAGAACGGGCTGGGCGGCGCCGATGTGCACACCGAGCTCTCCGGGGTCGCCTCCTTCGCCTACGAGGACGAGGAGGAGTGCCTGCAGGACGTTCGCCACCTGCTCTCGCTGCTGCCGGCCAACAACCGCGAACTGCCGCCCGCCGCGCTCTGCGAGGACCCGGTGGACCGGCGCACCGAGAAGCTGGTCGAGCTGGTCCCGGCCGACCGCAACCGCTCCTACGACATGCGAGCGGTGATCGAGGAGATCGTCGACGACGGCGAGTACTTCCAGGTGCACGAGCGCTGGGCCGGCAACGTGATCTGCGCGCTGGCCCGGCTCGGCGGCCAGGTGGTCGGCATCGTGGCCAACCAGCCCTCGGTGCTGGCAGGGGTGTTGGACATCCCGTCCTCCGAGAAGGCCGCGCGCTTCGTGCAGTTCTGCGACGCCTTCAACATCCCGCTGGTGACGCTGGTGGACGTGCCCGGCTTCCTGCCCGGTGTGGCGCAGGAGCACGGCGGTGTCATCCGGCACGGTGCCAAGCTGCTCTACGCGTACTGCAACGCCACCGTGCCGCGGATCCAGCTGATCCTGCGCAAGGCCTACGGCGGTGCGTACATCGTGATGGACTCCCGCTCGATCGGCACCGACGTGTCGCTGGCCTGGCCGACCAACGAGATCGCCGTGATGGGTGCCGAGGGCGCCGCCAACGTGATCTTCCGCCGCAGGATCGCCGAGTCGGCGGACCCGGACGCCACCCGCGCCCAGCTGATCGAGGAGTACCAGAACGAGCTGATGCACCCGTACTACGCGGCCGAGCACGGGCTGGTGGACGACGTCATCGATCCGGCCGAGACGCGCGGTCGGATCATCGGGGCCCTGCAGATGCTCCGCGACAAGCACGCCACCCGGCCCAGCCGCAAGCACGGGAACCAACCGCAGTGA
- a CDS encoding acyl-CoA carboxylase epsilon subunit: MTGPAPALRVLRGDPSPEELAAVVVALLALARTRTAPADPAPAPTPLWPVPADAGPSTVSWAGRSPLGWAA; encoded by the coding sequence GTGACCGGCCCCGCACCCGCCCTGCGCGTCCTGCGCGGTGATCCGAGCCCGGAGGAGCTGGCTGCGGTGGTGGTCGCGCTGCTGGCGCTCGCCCGCACCAGGACCGCCCCGGCCGACCCCGCACCCGCCCCGACGCCGCTCTGGCCGGTCCCCGCCGACGCCGGTCCGAGCACGGTCAGCTGGGCAGGCCGCTCCCCGCTCGGCTGGGCCGCCTGA
- a CDS encoding NDP-hexose 2,3-dehydratase family protein, with translation MTTTLAALRPRHDRGPAARIARSAALAEGAHLSLDGFHHWFAERQAAHRFRVDRIPFADLEGWRFEQGTGNLVHHTGRFFSVEGLRVTTAGGDWCQPIIRQPEIGVLGILVKEFDGVLHCLMQAKMEPGNPTPLQLSPTVQATRSNYTGAHGGAGVRYIEYFTQPGRGEVLADVLQSEHGSWFYRKHNRNMIVQTDEEVPLHPDFCWLTFGQLAELLRLDNLVNMDSRTVLACAPLPEGPAPDLTGVDGFTAALVRSRDAEAGARHTDAELRAWFTGQRTRHHVRAECLPLNELPGWLRTERAIEHPEGRFFDVVAVAAQTDSREVRGWTQPLFAPRGQGVVAFLARPIEGVLHLLVHARMEGGLPDLVELAPTVQYTPQNYRGRATPPFLAQVLDAAPDRIRYQALHSEEGGRFLDAVSRYLVIEADEQTAPLEAPEGYRWLTLAQLAPLIQHGHRVNVQARTLVACLNALAGRAV, from the coding sequence TCGCCCGCTCGGCGGCGCTGGCCGAAGGCGCCCACCTCAGCCTGGACGGATTCCACCACTGGTTCGCCGAGCGGCAGGCCGCGCACCGCTTCCGGGTCGACCGGATCCCGTTCGCCGACCTGGAGGGCTGGCGCTTCGAGCAGGGCACCGGCAACCTGGTCCACCACACCGGCCGGTTCTTCAGCGTCGAAGGCCTGCGGGTGACCACGGCCGGCGGCGACTGGTGCCAGCCGATCATCCGCCAGCCGGAGATCGGCGTCCTGGGGATCCTGGTCAAGGAGTTCGACGGGGTCCTGCACTGCCTGATGCAGGCCAAGATGGAGCCCGGCAACCCGACGCCGCTCCAGCTGTCGCCGACCGTCCAGGCCACCCGCAGCAACTACACCGGGGCGCACGGCGGCGCGGGGGTGCGCTACATCGAGTACTTCACCCAGCCGGGGCGCGGCGAGGTGCTGGCCGACGTCCTGCAGTCCGAGCACGGCTCCTGGTTCTACCGCAAGCACAACCGCAACATGATCGTGCAGACGGACGAGGAGGTCCCGCTGCACCCCGACTTCTGCTGGCTGACCTTCGGCCAGCTCGCCGAGCTGCTGCGGCTGGACAACCTGGTCAACATGGACTCCCGGACCGTGCTCGCCTGCGCGCCGCTGCCCGAGGGTCCGGCGCCCGACCTGACCGGCGTCGACGGGTTCACCGCCGCCCTGGTCCGCTCCCGGGACGCCGAGGCGGGCGCCCGGCACACGGACGCCGAGCTGCGCGCGTGGTTCACCGGTCAACGCACCCGCCACCACGTCCGGGCCGAGTGCCTCCCGCTGAACGAGCTGCCCGGCTGGCTGCGCACCGAGCGCGCCATCGAGCATCCCGAGGGGCGCTTCTTCGACGTGGTCGCGGTCGCCGCGCAGACCGACAGCCGCGAGGTGCGCGGCTGGACCCAACCGCTCTTCGCCCCGCGCGGACAGGGTGTGGTGGCCTTCCTCGCCCGGCCGATCGAGGGCGTGCTGCACCTGCTGGTGCACGCCAGGATGGAGGGCGGCCTGCCGGACCTGGTCGAGCTGGCGCCCACCGTCCAGTACACGCCGCAGAACTACCGCGGCCGCGCGACCCCGCCCTTCCTGGCGCAGGTGCTGGACGCCGCCCCGGACCGGATCCGCTACCAGGCGCTGCACTCCGAGGAGGGCGGCCGCTTCCTGGACGCGGTCAGCCGCTACCTGGTGATCGAGGCCGACGAGCAGACGGCTCCGCTCGAGGCCCCCGAGGGCTACCGCTGGCTGACCCTGGCCCAGCTCGCCCCGCTGATCCAGCACGGCCACCGGGTCAACGTGCAGGCCCGGACCCTGGTCGCCTGCCTCAACGCGCTCGCCGGGCGCGCCGTATGA
- a CDS encoding Gfo/Idh/MocA family protein, producing the protein MSTGLRIGVLGSAEIARRRLLPAFAADPAAEVAAVASRDAGRAAELAERFGARAVTGYQTLLELPEVDAVYLPLPAALHAEWTERALLAGKHVLAEKPLGGDRASTRRLLQLARERGLVLMENVMFVHHPQHAEVLRLVARGAIGVPRAFSAAFAIPRLPAGDIRYDAQLGGGALADVGVYPVRAAMHLLGGPLTVVGAALDRTSDHDVDINGAALLRSPEGVLAQLTFGLDHAYRSRYELWGSEGSIRLDRAFTPPADHRPVLQLERGGTVEQRVLDAEDQVARTVRAFVSACRAGGTGTGAAACLEQARLLDEIRRAAQ; encoded by the coding sequence ATGAGCACCGGACTGCGGATCGGCGTGCTGGGCAGCGCCGAGATCGCCCGGCGGCGGCTGCTGCCGGCCTTCGCCGCCGACCCCGCGGCCGAGGTGGCAGCGGTGGCCAGTCGGGACGCCGGCCGGGCGGCGGAGCTCGCGGAGCGCTTCGGCGCCCGCGCCGTCACCGGCTACCAGACCCTGCTCGAGCTGCCCGAGGTGGACGCGGTCTACCTGCCGCTGCCCGCCGCGCTGCACGCCGAATGGACCGAGCGCGCGCTGCTCGCCGGCAAGCACGTCCTCGCCGAGAAACCGCTCGGCGGCGACCGGGCGAGTACCCGCAGGCTGCTCCAACTCGCCCGGGAGCGCGGGCTGGTGCTGATGGAGAACGTGATGTTCGTGCACCACCCGCAGCACGCCGAGGTGCTGCGGCTGGTGGCCCGGGGGGCGATCGGCGTGCCGCGGGCGTTCAGCGCGGCCTTCGCGATCCCGCGACTGCCCGCCGGGGACATCCGCTACGACGCCCAACTCGGCGGCGGCGCCCTGGCGGACGTCGGCGTCTACCCGGTGCGCGCGGCGATGCACCTGCTCGGCGGTCCGCTCACCGTGGTCGGCGCGGCCCTCGACCGCACCTCGGACCATGACGTCGACATCAACGGCGCGGCCCTGCTGCGCTCCCCGGAGGGCGTGCTGGCGCAGCTCACCTTCGGCCTGGACCACGCCTACCGCTCCCGCTACGAGCTGTGGGGCAGCGAGGGCAGCATCCGCCTGGACCGCGCCTTCACCCCGCCCGCCGACCACCGCCCGGTGCTCCAGCTGGAGCGCGGCGGCACGGTCGAACAGCGCGTGCTGGACGCCGAGGACCAAGTGGCCCGAACCGTCCGCGCGTTCGTCTCGGCCTGCCGCGCCGGCGGGACCGGGACCGGCGCCGCCGCCTGCCTGGAGCAGGCCCGGCTGCTGGACGAGATCCGCCGGGCCGCGCAGTGA